The genomic DNA AGGTCGAAATGGGAATCGCCCGAAACCAGGCGGGCTTCCAGCCATCCGGCCCGCGCTTCGGTCAGGAAGATTTGAAATTGATCGTCAGACATTCCGCCCTCCATATCTCGTTACGACGGCATATTACATGACTCGCCCCGGTTAGGCAAAGGGTGCGTGTCCGGAAGGTTGTCGTGTGCCGGAACCTTGTCAAAAAAAGGTTTACAGGGTGCGCTATTTCCGATACGTACATGGCTCTTCTTATAATGGGAGAATGACTGTTTTATAACTTGTTTGAATTGCAGGTTTTCCTATTAAAGAACGTAAGGATGTCGGGATCGGCCGCAAGTGCCGACCGTGCGAACGGGGCTCGCCTGCCTCGGAAACGATGACCCGCCAGCACGGAACCCTCATCTTGAAAATATACGTTAATACTACTTTGTCCGAGGTCCGTTGTGGAGGTAACCCATGGAAAAAACTAATGAATCTGTTGAAATGCCCGAAATGGAGATGAATTTCGCCGATGCTCTTGACGAGTATCTGAATTCCGATTTCGGTGATCTGGACGAAGGGACTATTGTTTCCGGTGAAGTCGTCAAGGTCGACAAGGACTACGTGCTCGTCGACGTGAACTTCAAGTCCGAAGGACAAATCCCCGTTTCCGAATTCACCGAGGCTGACGGCACCGTGACCGTGTCCGTCGGCGAGAAGGTCGACGTTTTCGTCGCCCGCAAGAACGAAGCCGAAGGCACCATCTACTTGTCCCGCGACAAGGCCAAGCGGATGCAGCTTTTTGATAAACTGGAAGAACTCCAGGAGAAGGACGGCGAAGTCGTCGGCCGGATCATTCGCCGCATCAAGGGCGGCTACACCGTCGACCTGGGTGGCGTCGAGGCGTTCCTGCCCGGTTCCCACGTCGACCTGCGTCCCGTCCCCGACATGGACGCCCTGGTCAACCAGGAGTTCGATTTCAAGATCCTCAAGATCAACCGCCGCCGTTCCAACGTCATCGTGTCCCGCCGCGTGCTTCTCGAAGAGATGCGCAGCGAACAGCGCGAGAAGCTGCTGGAAACCCTCGAAGAGGGTCAGGTTGTGCAGGGCAAGGTCAAGAACATCACCGAGTACGGCGTGTTCATCGACCTGGGCGGTCTCGACGGCCTGCTGCACATCACCGACATGTCCTGGAAGCGCATCAAGCATCCCAAGGAAATGGTCGGCCTGGGCGACGATCTCGAACTGAAGATCCTGAACTTCGACCGCGAAGGCCAGAAGGTTTCCCTCGGCCTCAAGCAGCTCGTTCCCGATCCGTGGGAGAACATCGCCGAGAAGTACCCCGAGGGTTCCCGCTTCACCGGCGTCATCACCAACCTGGCCGACTACGGCGCATTCGTCGAGCTGGAGAACGGCGTCGAGGGCCTGGTCCACATCTCCGAGATGTCCTGGACCCGCAAGCTCCGTCACCCGTCCCAGATGGTCAAGGTCGGCGAGGAAGTCGACGTTGTCGTCCTCGGCGTGGACCCGGACAAGAAGCGCATCTCCCTCGGCATGAAGCAGATCTCCCCGAACCCGTGGGATGTCGTGGCCGAGAAGTACCCCGAGGGCACCGTCCTTGAGGGCGCCATCAAGAACATCACCGAGTTCGGTGTGTTCATCGGCATCGAGGAAGGCATCGACGGCCTGATCCACGTGTCCGACATCTCCTGGACCAAGAAGATCCGCCACCCCTCCGAGGTCTACAAGGTCGGTGATTCCGTCCAGGCCAAGGTCCTCACCGTGGACAAGGAGAACGAGAAGTTCACCCTGGGCGTGAAGCAGCTCACCGAAGACCCGTGGACCCATGTCCCGGCCAAGTACCCCGTGGGCCAGAAGGTCTCCGGCGTTGTCACCAACATCACCGACTTCGGTCTCTTCGTCGAGGTCGAGGAAGGTATCGAAGGCCTGGTTCACGTTTCCGAGATCAGCCGCAAGAAGATCAAGTCCCCCTCCGAGATGTTCAAGGAAGGCGACACCATCGAAGCCAAGGTCATCCACGTGTCCGCCGACGAGCGTCGTCTGGGCCTGTCCATCAAGCAGACCAAGGAAGAGCCTGTCCGCTCCGGCGGCGGCAAGTCCAAGTCCTTTGGCGGCGACAGCGTGAGCGCTGGCTCCACCCTGGGCGACCTGCTCCGCGAAAAGCTTGAGGAAGCCGCCGGCGATGCCCTGGCCGCTGCCGAAAAGGAAGAAGCCGCTGCAGCCGAAGAGGTTGTCGAAGCCGAGGCTCCGGCCGAGGAAGAAGAAACCAAGTAGGTTGAAGTGTCATGCGCATGGCAGGAACCAAAGACCGTTTCTCCCAGCGCCACCCCTTCTTGTTTGGGGTGATGATGATTATATTGGCCATGGCCCTCATAACGGGGGTCATGGCCTTTTTCCGCGCCATGGGGTGGATGCCCGGCTCCTTCGCCCTGTCCGGCGACAAGATCGGCGTCGTCCATGTGGACGGCATGATCCTCGACTCTTCGCGGGTCGTCGATTTCATCCGCACGCTTGAGGATGACGGTTCCGTCAAGGGCGTGCTTTTGCGCGTCGATTCACCCGGCGGGGCCATCGCGCCCTCCCAGGAAATATACGCGGCGGTCAAGAAGTTGAACGCCATCAAGCCGGTAATCGCTTCCTACGGCTCCATGGCCGCGTCCGGCGGCTATTACTGTTCCTGTCCGGCCCGGATCATCTACGCCAACTCCGGGTCCATCACCGCGTCCATCGGCGTCATGGCCGAGTTTGTCACCGTGGCGGACGCCATGGAAAAATTCGGCATCAAGCCGGAGGTCCTCACCACCGGCAAGTACAAGGCCGCGGGCACTCCTCTGCGGAATCTGACCGACGCGCAGCGTGAACAGATGCTCGACCTCATGCACGACCTTCACGATCAGTTCGTGGATCACGTCGCCGAGGCGCGCGGTATGGACCGGGCCCGCGTGGCCGCCATTGCCGACGGCCGGGCCGTCACCGGCAGGCAGGCCCTCTCCCTGGGGCTCGTGGACCGCATCGGCACCCAGTCGGACGCCATCGCCGAACTCAAGCGGGAAGCGGGCATCGAAGGCCGCGCCGCTCTCCTCGAAGGCCCCGTCACCAAACA from Pseudodesulfovibrio thermohalotolerans includes the following:
- a CDS encoding 30S ribosomal protein S1, whose product is MEKTNESVEMPEMEMNFADALDEYLNSDFGDLDEGTIVSGEVVKVDKDYVLVDVNFKSEGQIPVSEFTEADGTVTVSVGEKVDVFVARKNEAEGTIYLSRDKAKRMQLFDKLEELQEKDGEVVGRIIRRIKGGYTVDLGGVEAFLPGSHVDLRPVPDMDALVNQEFDFKILKINRRRSNVIVSRRVLLEEMRSEQREKLLETLEEGQVVQGKVKNITEYGVFIDLGGLDGLLHITDMSWKRIKHPKEMVGLGDDLELKILNFDREGQKVSLGLKQLVPDPWENIAEKYPEGSRFTGVITNLADYGAFVELENGVEGLVHISEMSWTRKLRHPSQMVKVGEEVDVVVLGVDPDKKRISLGMKQISPNPWDVVAEKYPEGTVLEGAIKNITEFGVFIGIEEGIDGLIHVSDISWTKKIRHPSEVYKVGDSVQAKVLTVDKENEKFTLGVKQLTEDPWTHVPAKYPVGQKVSGVVTNITDFGLFVEVEEGIEGLVHVSEISRKKIKSPSEMFKEGDTIEAKVIHVSADERRLGLSIKQTKEEPVRSGGGKSKSFGGDSVSAGSTLGDLLREKLEEAAGDALAAAEKEEAAAAEEVVEAEAPAEEEETK
- the sppA gene encoding signal peptide peptidase SppA, with amino-acid sequence MAGTKDRFSQRHPFLFGVMMIILAMALITGVMAFFRAMGWMPGSFALSGDKIGVVHVDGMILDSSRVVDFIRTLEDDGSVKGVLLRVDSPGGAIAPSQEIYAAVKKLNAIKPVIASYGSMAASGGYYCSCPARIIYANSGSITASIGVMAEFVTVADAMEKFGIKPEVLTTGKYKAAGTPLRNLTDAQREQMLDLMHDLHDQFVDHVAEARGMDRARVAAIADGRAVTGRQALSLGLVDRIGTQSDAIAELKREAGIEGRAALLEGPVTKQSFVRELMGAFKIDLTSSLQQGWTFSFK